From the Ciona intestinalis chromosome 2, KH, whole genome shotgun sequence genome, one window contains:
- the LOC100184302 gene encoding sodium-dependent phosphate transport protein 2B: MSEMDAKRSATSNKMWKEDEANYVRWRDRTKGQRIRTVAIGVVKILLLLVCLYLFICSLVLMAEALNVLAGRVAVSVFTSNVFLSNPITGLIIGILVTVIIQSSSTSTSIVIAMVASGVITVNKGIPIVMGANIGTSVTNTAVALTLSMKKEEFRRAFAGATVHDCFNILSVVVLLPLEIVSKYLESLSAAVIRSLGPIEGAGAPRFLRTLTEPIVDNLIHVNISVQRKIARNEYVEPDSSMVSKWCVRNSTYALIRVNSTALESSTQTLATPVEVTQTIPVIAGVRLCERSDFLFANTGWSDAAVGGLLFFISLFVLVSCLLGMVKILTSSLKRGVKRVISKAVNTNLPKPFGWLSSYIAVFVGCGVTMLIQSSSVVTSTLTPLVGLGVVKLKRMYAVTVGANMGTTLTAVLAALATGNSNALQLAFCHFFFNISGFVIWYPIPFMRRVPIRAATGLGNITAKYRWFSILYVISVFFVIPGIILGLSFAPLWVLITAISIAVAIIIFIIIVNTLQSKKPRFLPRVLRTWDFLPDCMHSLKPIDRLLNTYCAWCKCCQCCHGEFVDEGNHDTVIENHHTTGNTELPMYVSNGEVNGNNKLSSVM; encoded by the exons ATGTCGGAGATGGATGCAAAACGTTCGGCAACGAGTAACAAAATGTGGAAAGAGGACGAAG CCAATTATGTGAGATGGAGAGATCGGACGAAAGGGCAGCGTATTCGGACAGTCGCGATCGGAGTTGTTAAAATTCTTCTTCTCCTCGTCTGCCTCTATCTCTTCATATGTTCACTGGTTCTTATGGCGGAAGCGTTGAACGTGTTGG CTGGAAGAGTTGCCGTGAGCGTGTTCACCAGCAACGTGTTCCTCTCTAACCCGATCACCGGCCTTATCATTGGCATCCTGGTCACCGTAATCATTCAAAGTTCATCGACTTCGACATCCATCGTTATTGCAATGGTTGCTTCTGGAG TGATAACGGTAAATAAAGGAATTCCGATAGTAATGGGAGCAAACATTGGGACCTCAGTCACTAACACAGCTGTAGCATTAACACTTTCAATGAAAAAGGAAGAGTTTAGACG aGCATTTGCCGGTGCAACTGTACACGATTGCTTCAATATATTATCTGTTGTGGTTTTGCTTCCCTTagaaattgtttcaaaatatttggaatcTCTTTCCGCTGCAGTTATTCGTTCCTTAGGTCCGATAGAGGGCGCAGGAGCGCCAAGATTTTTGCGG ACTTTGACGGAGCCAATTGTAGACAATCTGATTCATGTCAACATATCCGTACAAAGGAAGATAGCTCGTAATGAATATGTGGAACCTGATAGTAGCATGGTTTCT AAATGGTGTGTGAGAAATTCCACTTACGCACTTATTCGAGTAAACTCGACGGCCTTGGAAAGCTCAACTCAAACGTTGGCAACCCCTGTTGAAGTAACACAAACAATTCCTGTAATTGCTGGTGTCCGACTAT GTGAACGTAGTGACTTTCTGTTTGCAAACACTGGTTGGTCAGACGCTGCTGTTGGTGGTCTTCTATTCTTTATTTCACTTTTCGTACTTGTTTCGTGTTTGCTTGGGATGGTTAAAATACTGACATCATCATTAAAGCGGGGTGTGAAGAGAGTAATTAGTAAAGCAGTCAACACGAATCTACCAAAACCATTTGGTTGGCTATCAA GTTACATTGCCGTGTTCGTTGGATGCGGAGTGACAATGCTGATACAGAGTAGTTCAGTTGTTACATCCACTTTGACACCGTTGGTTGGTCTGGGTGTGGTAAAGTTGAAACGAATGTATGCTGTGACTGTGGGTGCAAACATGGGTACCACACTCACTGCTGTTCTGGCTGCACTTGCTACAGGGAACTCAAATGCTCTGCAACTTGCGTTTTGTCATTTCTTCTTTAATATTTCAGGTTTTGTTATATGGTATCCAATACCATTTATGCGACGAGTGCCAATACGCGCAGCTACTGGGTTAGGAAACATAACGGCAAAATATCGATGGTTCTCAATACTTTATGTGAtttcagtattttttgttattccTGGCATTATCTTAGGCCTTTCATTCGCGCCATTGTGGGTATTAATAACGGCTATCAGTATTGCGGTCgctataataatatttattattatagtcAACACATTGCAAAGCAAAAAACCGCGCTTTCTTCCAAGAGTTTTGCGAACATGGGATTTCCTACCAGATTGCATGCATTCACTGAAACCAATTGATCGTTTGCTTAATACTTATTGCGCTTGGTGTAAATGTTGCCAATGTTGCCATGGTGAATTTGTGGATGAAGGTAATCACGATACCGTGATAGAAAATCACCATACCACAGGCAACACTGAACTACCCATGTACGTTAGTAACGGGGAAGTTAACGGTAACAACAAATTATCAAGCGTTATGTGA
- the LOC101242508 gene encoding uncharacterized protein LOC101242508: protein MVGSCGHHNTISNKDSPNIRIKFNEWSSFLDLDHFNSSYLIAVLTEKKCSNKPYLWTDSSVKCESNVSITALRQAEATFNLSQLMFALYHGSISACTFLDLQLNRPPRDIRKHFTLLGTKNCYNLSGTTFREALHTLCWEITESGGLSVIFSMMQNPVLPIIRQKCLDALTNILCVEHIEKIVLERQPWFLEKLVTLIKSGDLQCDMVPAISVLDRLIVVILSENMKLPYEQLIKLDFVTMCIHRLQNEDLAHSNTYLHFVKFRTIAMQAIALLCAHSRSGLWQSNVQDLVFMHSFRSVLLWNTDKPPSDPAWHQSESFYRSMSFSSSALLFSFIVLIHGVLKWQNKFEFLKAQALAFKYQLSKLLTLKGLSTGQKISGTNAGVILNAVEWLWMALYSTPTNIREKIDTSSLSAAILNPLPELCERVLRHCSNKQCKKRESTVGKWSVCSLCGITCYCSDGCSGLDKQKEHTPEMCNFLALRHSDC, encoded by the exons ATG gTTGGAAGCTGTGGCCATCATAATACCATTTCCAATAAAGATTCACCAAACATCAGGATCAAGTTTAACGAATGGTCGTCATTTTTAGATCTTGACCATTTTAATTCAAGCTATTTAATTGCTGTTCTCACAGAAAAG AAATGCAGCAACAAACCTTATTTGTGGACTGATTCATCGGTGAAGTGTGAATCGAATGTTTCAATTACAG ctttACGACAAGCGGAAGCTACTTTTAATTTGAGCCAGCTAATGTTTGCTCTTTACCACGGATCAATATCTGCATGCACATTTCTTGATTTGCAACTAAACCGACCACCTCGTGATATTCGAAAACATTTTACACTTTTGG GCACCAAAAACTGTTATAATCTATCTGGTACAACATTTAGAGAGGCGTTACATACACTGTGTTGGGAAATAACCGAAAGTGGTGGCTTATCCGTTATATTTTCAATGATGCAG AATCCCGTTTTGCCGATAATCCGACAAAAGTGCCTTGACGCGCTCACGAATATTCTGTGTGTAGAACATATAGAAAAG ATAGTTTTGGAGCGCCAGCCGTggtttttagaaaaattggTGACCTTGATTAAAAGTGGCGACTTACAGTGTGACATGGTACCTGCTATCAGTGTGCTCGATCGACTCATTGTGGTCATACTATCAGAGAA TATGAAACTTCCGTACGAACAATTAATAAAGCTTGATTTCGTTACCATGTGTATCCACCGACTACAAAACGAGGATTTGGCCCATTCCAACACTTATCTGCACTTTGTAAAATTCAGAACCATTGCGATGCAG GCGATTGCTCTGTTGTGCGCGCATTCGAGGTCCGGCTTGTGGCAATCGAACGTGCAGGACCTGGTGTTTATGCATTCATTCCGTTCTGTTTTGCTGTGGAATACTGACAAACCACCCAGCGATCCAGCATGGCACCAGTCTGAAAGTTTTTATCGCAGTATGAGCTTTAGTAGCAGCGCTctgttgttttcttttattgtgCTTATTCATGGCGTTTTAAAGTG GCAGAATAAATTTGAGTTTTTAAAAGCTCAAGCACTTGCCTTTAAATACCAGCTGTCAAAACTGCTTACTTTGAAAGGTTTATCCACAGG CCAGAAAATCAGTGGAACAAACGCTGGTGTTATATTAAACGCAGTCGAATGGTTATGGATGGCTCTTTATTCAACACCAACAAACATACGCGAGAAGATCG ATACCTCGTCGCTTTCTGCAGCCATTCTCAATCCACTGCCCGAGTTGTGTGAACGAGTTTTGCGCCATTGTTCTAATAAGCAATGTAAAAAGAGGGAAAGTACA GTTGGAAAATGGTCAGTTTGTTCACTTTGTGGAATAACTTGCTATTGCAGTGATGGATGTAGTGGCCttgataaacaaaaagaacACACGCCAGAGATGTGTAACTTTCTTGCACTGAGACACTCGGATTGTTAA